AGACACCGGCCACGCACCCGAGCCCAACCGGCCGGTCCGGCGAATAGCAGCGCACGGGGCTCACGGGATGTCGGGCGCGGGCCTCAGCTCGGCGGCGGGAGTGTGGCGGGCACCGGGATCGAGGTCGTCGAGGCCGGGATCGCGAGGGACACCAGGACCGCCACTGCCCAGGCCGCGAGCGCGCCCCAGCTCAGCAGCGATCGCTGCTCGCCGCCGCCGGACTCGGCGAACTCCGCCACGAGCCCCCAGACGCTGAGCAGCAGGGCCAGCCCGGCCAGCATCCCGGCGGGCAGCCGGCGGCCGTGCCGCCACACGGCGTGCCCGGCGTAGGCGAGGGCCGTCGCGACGGCGGCCACCAGCAGCAGGGCCACGACCACGGCGGCGAACGCGCTGCCGCTCACGCTCGCGTCACCCCGGCCGAAGGCGTCGCCGGACACGAGCGCGACCGCGACCAGCACCATCAGCACGGCGGCTCCGGCCGCGCACAGCCAGGCCGCGAGGAAACGGGGGGTGGGCGGTCGCCCGGCGTGCGACGCCCCCGAAGCATCGGACATGGCCGGAGAATAGCAGCCCTTCTCGACATCCATCGATCCCGTTGCGACGGGCACCTAGGGGGCGGGTTCAGGGTTCACGCCGATGCGGGGCAGCGGGCCCGCCGCCTAGCGTGAGGCATCGGCCGATGTCGCCCGATGCCGTTGCCGCCGCAGGGATGGGGTCGTCATGCGAGCAGTCGTGCACACCGAGTTCGGGGCGCCTGACGTGCTCCGGCTTACCGAAGTGGACACTCCCACGCCCGGCGAGCGCGACGTGCTGATCCGGGTCGTCGCGACCACGGTCACCTCGGCCGAGTGCGCGATGCGCCGGGGGGAGCCGCGCTGGGGGCGGGTGATCATCGGCTTCACCCGGCCGCGCCGCCGGCTGCGTACGCTCGGCACGGAGCTGGCCGGGGAGGTGGTCGCGGTGGGCGCGCGGGTGACCCGGTTCCGGCCCGGCGACCGGGTGTTCGGCTTCACCGGTTTCGGCCTGGGCGCGTACGCCGACTACAACGTGATGCCGGAGCGCGGCTCGCTGGCGGCCATGCCCGCGAACATCGGTTACGGGCAGGCCGCCGCCGCCGTGGACGGCGCCACGACCGCACTGTTCTTCCTCCGCGACAAGGCGAGACTCCAGCCGGGTCAGCGGGTGCTGGTCATCGGCGCGTCCGGCAGCATCGGCACCTACGCGGTGCAGCTGGCGAAACACCTCGGCGCGCACGTGACCGGCGTCTGCGGCACCCGCAACCTGGAGCTGGTCGCGTCCCTCGGGGCGGACCAGGTGATCGACTACACGGCCGAGGACTTCACCACCCGGCCCGAGACCTACGACGTCGTGTTCGACACCTTGGGCCGCAGCACGTTCGCGAAATGCCGCCCGGTGCTCACCCCGCGCGGCTGCTACCTGCCGACGACCGGCCTGCACCACGTGCCGCTGTCCTGGTGGACGGCGCTGCGCGGCGGCCCGCGCGTGGTCACCGGCATGTCGGTGTCCAAGAACGAGGCGCTGGTCTACGTCCGCGACCTGATCGAGCAGGACCGGCTGCGCATCGTCATCGACCGCACCTACCCGCTGGAGCAGATCGCCGAGGCGCATCGCTACGTCGACTCCGGCCACAAGACCGGCAACGTCGTCGTCACGGTCGCGGACGAGTGAGCCCCGGTTCGCGGCGGCGAATGGAAATTGTCGTGCGCCGACGGTAGTTTCACCGCGCCGCCGCAGCCGCTCTGGCCGGTGGAAACCACCGTCAAGGGAGGTGTACGCGGGTGAATGCTGCCCAGACGCCGCCGTGGGAGCAGCGCAGCACCGCGCGGGTGCTGTCGCCGGCCAGGCCGCGCAAGCTGGCGAAGGTGCCGTTCGTCGAGCTGGCCGACGGCCGGCTACAGGGTGTCGTGTCGAGCGGCTCGGACATCGAGCGGGTGTACGTGTCGTCGCTGACCGCCAAGGACCACTCGTTCCACTGCAGCACCAACAACAACCGCCCCTGCGGCGGCATCCGCTCCGGCGGCTGCAACCACCTGCGGGCGCTGGCCGACGAGGCGGTGCTGCAGTACGGCGTCGCGCGGGTGGCCCGCTACCTGCGCGCCGACGTGGCCGAGAGCGCCACGACGGGCGGTGAGGTGCTCAGCGCGGTGAACGCGTGGCACCAGCCGTCGGCGGGCGCGCCGGTGTTCAGCCGCTTCCTGCGCCACCTGGCCTACCTGGAGCTGCCGGCGCCGACCGAGCCGCTGGTGGAGCTGCAGTGGTTCCCGGCGGGCGGGGCGGTGCGCTGATGCGGTTCGACATGCTGGCCGCGCCGGTGGACGGCGTCGCCGAGGCGTACGACGTGGTGGGCGGGTTCGACGAGGTGCTGGTGCAGGGCCTGCTGCGGCCCGGCACCGAGCAGGTGGCGGCGCTGCAGGCGCTGGCCGGGGCGGTGTCGGTGACGCCGCTGGCGGGCCGGACGGCCGAGGCGGTGGAGAAGACGATCGCCGGGTCGATCGCCGAGGAGCACGTGGCGGCGCTGGTCGCGGCCCGTTCGGCGCTGCTCGGCGCGGCCCATGACGCGCTGCTGGCGCGGCTCGACGAGGCGGCGGGACGTGCCCGCGAGCCGTGGCCGGGTGCCGCCGGGGGCGCCGCGGCGGGGGAGAACCTGCTGGCCGCGGCCCGGTCGTGGCTGTCCGATCTGGCCATCGCGGGCTGGCGCGGCATCGACCACGACTTGGTGTCGCACGCCGACCAGGCGGTGGCGGCGCTGCTGGCCGAGCCTCGGCTGCGGCGGCTCGGCGGGCTGCTCGACGGGTTCGCCGGTGAGCTGCGGGCCTGGTGCCCGGGGGCGACCATGCCCCGGGTGCCGGTGCGGCGCTGGGCCGACCTGTGGGCGCGGGCGGTGCTGCTGGCCCAGCCGGGCGCGCTCGCGCCGGTGCCGGTGGGCACGGTGTCGGGGCGGCTGCTGCCGCTCGGCGTCGACCTGCACGAGCACCCGACGGCGGTGCAGGCGCAGGTGCACGCGGTGCTGGAGACCGCCGACGGGCCCCGGCTGGTGCGGGCGAGCGTGTCCGCGCCGAAGGTGGACACGCTGGTCGGGCTGGGCGTGTGGCAGCTGCTGCGCGGCCACAGCGCCCTGCTGGGGGCGTACTCCGAGCAGCGGGCCATGGAGCTGACCGACATGCCGGTCACCGCGGGCGGGGACCTGATCTGGTCCGACGCGTGTGCCAAGGCGGGGGAGCCCGCGGAGTCGTTCGCCACCGCGCGGGTGCTGCTCGCGGCGGCGACGGCCGCGCCGGTCCCGCCGCTGGAGCGGCACCCGGTGCGGCTGGCCGAGCCGGTGCTGGTCGAGGGGTACGCCGCCGCGGCGCAGGACGACGCCGTCACGCTCACCCTGCCCGGCCTCACCATCGAGGTGGACCGGCTGCACAGCGCCGGTCCGCTCACCCCGGCGCTGGTCGCCGCTTCTACGGCGTGCGTCGGGCTGCTGCGCTGGGACGGCCGCTGGCTGCTCCAGCCGCTGGTGGTCGAGGCGCCGGTCAAGCGCAAGACCGTCGCGGTGCACGCGGGCGCGTGGGCGGGCGGGGCGAGCGACGCCGCCGGGGCCAAGGCCGAGGCGGCCGCCGCCGACGCGGTGAAGGTGCTGCGCGAACGCGCGGGAAGGCTGCTGCGCAGATGACCGTGGACGCGGACTTCAACCGCCGCCAGGTGCTCTACTGGCGGCTCATCGCCCGGCTGTTCAGTCGCGAGGAGCAGGCCGCCCTGGAGTCGGCGAGCCTCGCCGTCGTCGAGGACCTCGGCCTGCCCGCCGCGCTGCTCGACCCGTCGGTCTCGGTCGACAACATCGTCCAGCGCTTCCCCGATCTGGCCAAGGAGTTCGAGGGCCTGATGGTGCCGTCGGCCGACGGCACCCAGCCCGTCACGAGCGCGGCGGCTCCGCCGGGAGCGGCTGAGAGCGACGGCGAAGCGGCTGCCGACGGGCGTGACTCGGCAGCGGAGGTGCGGCGGGCCGCGCTGGCGGCGAAGGTGCTGCTCAACGTGTTCGACACCGGGTCGGGCTCGGTGTCGGCGACGCAGCTGGCCAAGTGGCAGGCCGACGCGGGCTGGCTGGAGCGGGCGCTCGGGCAGGAGCCGGGCAGCCTGCGCCGCCAGGGCGGCGGCGGATCGGGCGGTGAGGGCGCCGGGATGGGCGGCACGCTCGGCGAGCTGGAGGGCGACCTGATCAGCCGGATGCAGCTGCGCGAGGTGCTGGCCGATCCGAAGCTGGCCGCGCAGCTCACGCCGAGCATGTCGCTGATCGAGCAGCTGCTGCGGGACAAGTCGAACCTGTCCGGCGTCGCGCTGGCCAACGCCAAGGCGCTGATCCGGCGCTTCGTCGAGGAGGTGGCGGCGGTGCTGCGTACCCAGGTGGAGCGCACGGCGGTGGGGACGATCGACCGCAGCGTGCCGCCGAAGCGGGTGTTCCGCAATCTGGATCTGGACCGCACCATCTGGAAGAACCTGACCAACTGGAGCCCGGACGACCAGAAGCTCTACGTCGACCGGCTGTTCTACCGGCACACGGCCAGCAGGACGACGCCGTCGCGGCTGATCGTGGTGGTGGACCAGTCCGGCTCCATGCTCGACTCGATGGTCAACTGCACCATCCTGGCCTCGATCTTCACGGGCCTGCCGAAGGTGGACGTGCACCTGATCGCGTACGACACCAAGGCGATCGACCTGACGCCGTGGGTGCACGACCCGTTCGAGGTGCTGCTGCGCACGAAGCTCGGCGGCGGCAACGACGGCCCGGTGGCGATGGCCATGGCCCGTCCCAAGATCGCCGAGCCGAAGAACACCGCCATGGTATGGATCTCGGACTTCTACGAGTTCGACCGCTCCCAGCCGCTGTACGACAGCATCGTCGCGGTGCACCGGTCCGGGGTGCGCTTCATCCCGGTCGGCTCGGTGACCAGCTCCGGCCAGGGCATCGTCAACCCGTGGTTCCGCCAGCGGTTCAAGGACCTCGGCACGCCCGTGATCTCGGGCCACATCAAGAAGCTCGTTTTCGAACTCAAGAACTTCCTCGCCTAGGAGAACTCCCGCTATGTCTGACATGCTGCGCGCCCCCGCCGAAGTGAAGTACGCCGAGGAGCTGGACTGGCTGGAGTCGGTCGACGACGGCCCGAAGCCGTTCTCGTGGCGGCTCAGCCCGAAGATGGTCCGCCTGTTCGTGCTCGGCTCCGAGCGCGCCGACGGGCTGAACCGTGAGATCAGCCAGAAGTGGTTCGGTGACCGCAGTTTCGTCGAACGGGCCATCGTGACCCTGGCCTCGGACCGGGGCCTGCTGCTCATCGGCGACCCCGGGACCGGCAAGAGCTGGCTGGCCGAGCTGCTGTCCGCGGCGATCTGCCGCAACTCGACGCTGGTCGTGCAGGGCACCGCCGGCACCACCGAGGACCACATCAAGTACTCGTGGAACGTGTCGGCGGTCATCGCCAACGGCCAGTCCCGGGCCTCGATGATCCCGTCGCCGATCATGACGGCGATGGAGCGGGGCGTGATCGGCCGGTTCGAGGAGCTGACCCGCTCCACCAGCGACGTGCAGGACGCGCTGATCTCGATCCTGTCCGAGAAGTACGTGTCCATCCCGGAGCTGGACGACGACAACATCGTCTTCGCCAAGCCCGGCTTCTCGATCATCGCCACCGCGAACAGCCGCGACCGGGGCGTCAACGACCTGTCCTCGGCGCTCAAGCGCCGGTTCAACTTCGTGCGCATCCCCGTGGTGACCAACAAGAAGAGCGAGGCGGAGATCGTCCGCTTCCGCACCGGCGAGCTGCTGCGCCGCCACCAGATCGAGCTGGAGGTGCCGCCGACGCTGCTGGACATCCTGCTGCAGAGCTTCGCCGACCTGCGCGCCGCCGCCGCGTCGGCGGGCAGCGACGAGGAGAAGCTGGAGTCGGCGCTGTCCACCGCCGAGCAGATCGGCGTGCTGGAGGACGCGATCCTGCACAGCAACTTCTTCGGCGACCGGGCGCTGCGCGCGCAGACCCTGGCCGGTTCGCTGGTCGGCTCGCTGGCCCGGCGCGCGCCGGAGGACCTGGCCATCCTCAACAAGTACTGGCACGGCGTGGTCGAGCCGCGCAGCAAGGCCGAGGGCGGGCTGTGGCCGGAGTTCCTCGAGGGCGGCCGCGACGCGATCAAGACCCTGTCGTGACCACGCCCACCTTCGACGCGCTGCGCGGGCAGCTGCTCGACGCCGCCGCGGCGCTGGCCGACGGTCCGGACGCGCTGGCGGGAATCCTGTCCGGCATCGTGGACGACGTCGACCGGGCGCTGCGCGAGCGCATGGAGATCTTCCCGGTGTGCCACCACTCGCCCGCGTCCGCGCTGGCGATGGCCCGGCGGCTGCGCGAGAAGCAGCCCAAGGTGATCTACATGGAGCTGTGCGAGGACATGCTCCCGCTGCTCACCGAGCTGCGCAACTGCCGGCTGCCGGTGGCGGTGCAGGCGTTCGCGTCCGAGCTGGACGGCTTTCCGCAGGACTGGGCGCCGCTGTCGGTGGTCGCCCCGATCACCGAGGCGTCGGCCGAATACCAGGCGATCGCGTACGCGCTGGACACGCCCGGGGTCGAGCTGGTGCTGGTGGACCGGTCGACCGACCACGTGTTCCAGTGGCAGCCGCGCACGGACAAGGCGGCCGCCCCTTCGGAGGGTGAGGAGCTGCCCGAGGCCGCGCCGGAGGACGCCGACCTGCACGGCGACGCGGTCGGCGTGGAGATGGGCGACCTGCGGCCCCGCTTCGCCGAGCTGGAGCAGCATCTGCTGCACCACGGCAAGGTCCGGCACTGGTCGGAGTGGTGGGACCAGTACGTCGAGCAGCCGCTCGGCGACGCCGACTACGACACGTACCGGCAGGTCATGGTCCTGATCGGCAGCCTGTTCCGGCGGCTGGCGCCCGGGGTGCGGGACC
The Catellatospora sp. IY07-71 DNA segment above includes these coding regions:
- a CDS encoding VWA domain-containing protein; its protein translation is MTVDADFNRRQVLYWRLIARLFSREEQAALESASLAVVEDLGLPAALLDPSVSVDNIVQRFPDLAKEFEGLMVPSADGTQPVTSAAAPPGAAESDGEAAADGRDSAAEVRRAALAAKVLLNVFDTGSGSVSATQLAKWQADAGWLERALGQEPGSLRRQGGGGSGGEGAGMGGTLGELEGDLISRMQLREVLADPKLAAQLTPSMSLIEQLLRDKSNLSGVALANAKALIRRFVEEVAAVLRTQVERTAVGTIDRSVPPKRVFRNLDLDRTIWKNLTNWSPDDQKLYVDRLFYRHTASRTTPSRLIVVVDQSGSMLDSMVNCTILASIFTGLPKVDVHLIAYDTKAIDLTPWVHDPFEVLLRTKLGGGNDGPVAMAMARPKIAEPKNTAMVWISDFYEFDRSQPLYDSIVAVHRSGVRFIPVGSVTSSGQGIVNPWFRQRFKDLGTPVISGHIKKLVFELKNFLA
- a CDS encoding NAD(P)-dependent alcohol dehydrogenase, which encodes MRAVVHTEFGAPDVLRLTEVDTPTPGERDVLIRVVATTVTSAECAMRRGEPRWGRVIIGFTRPRRRLRTLGTELAGEVVAVGARVTRFRPGDRVFGFTGFGLGAYADYNVMPERGSLAAMPANIGYGQAAAAVDGATTALFFLRDKARLQPGQRVLVIGASGSIGTYAVQLAKHLGAHVTGVCGTRNLELVASLGADQVIDYTAEDFTTRPETYDVVFDTLGRSTFAKCRPVLTPRGCYLPTTGLHHVPLSWWTALRGGPRVVTGMSVSKNEALVYVRDLIEQDRLRIVIDRTYPLEQIAEAHRYVDSGHKTGNVVVTVADE
- a CDS encoding AAA family ATPase, whose protein sequence is MSDMLRAPAEVKYAEELDWLESVDDGPKPFSWRLSPKMVRLFVLGSERADGLNREISQKWFGDRSFVERAIVTLASDRGLLLIGDPGTGKSWLAELLSAAICRNSTLVVQGTAGTTEDHIKYSWNVSAVIANGQSRASMIPSPIMTAMERGVIGRFEELTRSTSDVQDALISILSEKYVSIPELDDDNIVFAKPGFSIIATANSRDRGVNDLSSALKRRFNFVRIPVVTNKKSEAEIVRFRTGELLRRHQIELEVPPTLLDILLQSFADLRAAAASAGSDEEKLESALSTAEQIGVLEDAILHSNFFGDRALRAQTLAGSLVGSLARRAPEDLAILNKYWHGVVEPRSKAEGGLWPEFLEGGRDAIKTLS